In the Streptomyces sp. f51 genome, one interval contains:
- a CDS encoding class F sortase — MTSLSGRAFVAVVSAALLVGCGGHQAAPAADRRSAGATATARPGGTPAGSPSGARQVRALGRSVPVGLRIPAIGVDTPLMRLGLAADGAVQVPPIASHDLAGWYRYSPTPGQKGPSVILGHVTVGTYGDGVFRRLARLRRGDRIVVRLENGRSAGFTVGEVRTVAKADFPADAVYGDVDRPELRLITCGGPRSGTGYRDNVIVFADLTSASH, encoded by the coding sequence ATGACGTCCCTCTCCGGGCGCGCGTTCGTCGCCGTGGTCTCGGCCGCGCTGCTCGTGGGCTGCGGCGGCCACCAGGCCGCTCCGGCCGCGGACCGGCGAAGCGCCGGCGCCACCGCGACGGCACGGCCCGGCGGCACTCCGGCCGGCTCGCCCTCCGGTGCGCGGCAGGTGCGGGCGCTGGGGCGTTCGGTGCCGGTCGGGCTGCGGATACCGGCCATCGGGGTCGACACCCCGCTGATGCGGCTCGGACTGGCCGCGGACGGTGCCGTACAGGTGCCCCCGATCGCCTCGCACGACCTGGCCGGCTGGTACCGCTACTCGCCGACGCCCGGTCAGAAGGGCCCCTCGGTGATCCTCGGCCATGTCACGGTCGGCACGTACGGCGACGGCGTCTTCCGCCGCCTCGCGCGTCTGCGCCGCGGTGACCGGATCGTGGTGCGTCTGGAGAACGGCAGGTCGGCCGGGTTCACCGTCGGCGAGGTCCGTACAGTCGCCAAGGCCGACTTCCCGGCGGACGCGGTCTACGGCGACGTGGACCGCCCGGAGCTGCGGCTCATCACCTGCGGCGGCCCCCGTTCCGGAACCGGCTACCGGGACAACGTGATCGTGTTCGCGGACCTGACCTCCGCGAGCCACTGA
- a CDS encoding FAD-dependent oxidoreductase, whose amino-acid sequence MPRPLRVAIVGAGPAGIYAADALLKSAVAAEPGVSIDLFERMPAPFGLIRYGVAPDHPRIKGIITALHQVLDKPQIRLFGNVDYPRDINLDDLRAFYDAVIFSTGATADRALDIPGIELDRSYGAADFVSWYDGHPDVPRTWPLEAEKVAVLGVGNVALDVARILAKTADELLPTEIPPNVYEGLKANKALEVHVFGRRGPAQAKFSPMELRELDHSPTIEVIVDPEDIDYDEGSIATRRGNKQADMVAKTLENWAIRDTGDRPHKLFLHFFESPTEILGENGEVTGLRTERTALDGTGNVKGTGEFKDWDVSAVYRAVGYLSDSLPKLPWDVDSGTVPDAAGRVLEDSGEHLASTYVTGWIRRGPIGLIGHTKGDANETVASLLDDHANGRLLTPTSPDPEAVDAFLGERDVRFTTWEGWYRLDAAEKALGEPQGRERVKLVEREDMLRESGA is encoded by the coding sequence ATGCCTCGCCCTCTGCGGGTAGCCATTGTCGGAGCCGGCCCCGCCGGAATCTACGCCGCCGACGCGCTGCTGAAATCCGCAGTGGCCGCCGAGCCCGGTGTCTCCATCGACCTGTTCGAGCGGATGCCGGCCCCGTTCGGTCTCATCCGCTACGGCGTCGCCCCCGATCACCCCCGGATCAAGGGCATCATCACGGCCCTGCACCAGGTGCTCGACAAGCCGCAGATCCGCCTCTTCGGCAACGTCGACTACCCCCGCGACATCAACCTGGACGATCTGCGCGCCTTCTACGACGCGGTGATCTTCTCCACGGGCGCCACGGCCGACCGGGCCCTCGACATCCCGGGCATCGAGCTCGACCGCTCGTACGGCGCGGCGGACTTCGTCTCCTGGTACGACGGCCACCCGGACGTCCCGCGCACCTGGCCGCTGGAGGCCGAGAAGGTCGCCGTCCTCGGTGTCGGCAACGTCGCCCTGGACGTGGCCCGCATCCTCGCCAAGACGGCGGACGAACTGCTGCCCACCGAGATCCCGCCGAACGTGTACGAGGGACTCAAGGCCAACAAGGCCCTTGAGGTCCACGTCTTCGGCCGCCGCGGTCCGGCGCAGGCGAAGTTCAGCCCGATGGAGCTGCGCGAGCTCGACCACTCGCCCACCATCGAGGTCATCGTCGACCCCGAGGACATCGACTACGACGAGGGCTCGATCGCGACCCGGCGCGGCAACAAGCAGGCCGACATGGTCGCCAAGACCCTGGAGAACTGGGCGATCCGCGACACCGGCGACCGCCCGCACAAGCTGTTCCTGCACTTCTTCGAGTCGCCCACCGAGATCCTCGGCGAGAACGGCGAGGTCACCGGCCTGCGCACCGAGCGCACCGCTCTCGACGGCACCGGGAACGTCAAGGGCACCGGCGAGTTCAAGGACTGGGACGTCAGCGCGGTCTACCGCGCCGTCGGCTACCTCTCCGACAGCCTGCCCAAGCTGCCCTGGGACGTGGACTCGGGCACCGTGCCGGACGCGGCCGGCCGGGTCCTGGAGGACTCGGGCGAGCACCTGGCGTCCACGTACGTCACCGGCTGGATCCGGCGCGGTCCCATCGGTCTGATCGGTCACACCAAGGGCGACGCCAACGAGACGGTCGCGAGCCTGCTCGACGACCACGCGAACGGCCGTCTGCTCACGCCCACTTCGCCCGACCCGGAGGCCGTCGACGCCTTCCTCGGCGAGCGGGACGTCCGTTTCACCACGTGGGAGGGCTGGTACCGGCTCGACGCGGCGGAGAAGGCGCTCGGTGAACCCCAGGGCCGTGAGCGCGTGAAGCTCGTCGAGCGCGAGGACATGCTGCGGGAGAGCGGAGCCTGA
- a CDS encoding MFS transporter yields the protein MYAKQNHVSSTAPGAPRQSLALAAMLFAVAMTFIDQTIVSIAAPDIVRELGLSASGMQWVVNAYLLSLAAFFALGGRLADLVGPRRVVVVGTLVFVVSSVLCGCVPKGDFAQTWLIVFRATQGLGAALLFPAALAVVVAVFPVERRGRALALFFGLSGALTAIGPLLGGWLTAWTWRAIFWVNVPVAVVALVLTVMAHIPDRRRQESLDRVGALLIAVGMGLSVLGFQQAGSWGWGSVATWACIVGGLAVLVVFWRYERDRRHPLVNLAVFRDKAFTVDALVLFFAMLAFVPVFFFASVYAQVSLSASPNQAALYLLYFFAGFAIASQWGGRMLDKQGARPAMKIGTILGAIGFYLWAGKLTDLSMHDQWPYVALAGAGIGFILAPASTDAVNRSIGASYGEVTGITQTVRNYAASVGLAVFGAVLTHTMTDKVVSTLTSHGMTSAQAHDVADDIAQAITGNADAQQPTGTGAAASTMRDVMSSVRKDFAEANQYVFYGMAIALAVAFLCALRHPGGRGGAAERDEDSAEESAPAE from the coding sequence ATGTACGCAAAGCAGAACCACGTCTCGTCCACCGCGCCCGGCGCGCCCCGCCAGTCGCTGGCGCTGGCGGCGATGCTCTTCGCGGTGGCGATGACGTTCATCGACCAGACGATCGTCTCCATCGCCGCGCCGGACATCGTGCGCGAGCTGGGACTGTCCGCGTCCGGGATGCAGTGGGTGGTGAACGCCTACCTGCTGTCGCTGGCCGCGTTCTTCGCGCTCGGCGGACGGCTGGCCGACCTGGTGGGACCACGCCGCGTGGTCGTCGTCGGCACCCTCGTGTTCGTCGTGTCGTCGGTGCTGTGCGGCTGTGTGCCCAAGGGCGACTTCGCCCAGACCTGGCTGATCGTGTTCAGGGCCACCCAGGGGCTCGGGGCCGCCCTGCTCTTCCCCGCGGCCTTGGCCGTGGTCGTGGCCGTCTTCCCGGTGGAGCGGCGCGGCCGCGCCCTGGCCCTGTTCTTCGGGCTGTCGGGCGCGCTGACGGCCATCGGCCCGCTGCTGGGCGGCTGGCTGACGGCGTGGACCTGGCGGGCGATCTTCTGGGTCAACGTGCCCGTCGCCGTGGTGGCGCTCGTCCTGACCGTCATGGCGCACATCCCCGACCGGCGGCGGCAGGAGTCCCTCGACCGGGTCGGGGCGCTGCTCATCGCCGTCGGCATGGGCCTGAGCGTGCTCGGTTTCCAGCAGGCCGGGTCCTGGGGCTGGGGCAGCGTGGCGACCTGGGCCTGCATCGTGGGCGGCCTCGCCGTCCTGGTCGTCTTCTGGCGCTACGAACGGGACAGGCGCCACCCGCTGGTCAATCTGGCGGTCTTCCGGGACAAGGCGTTCACCGTGGACGCCCTGGTGCTCTTCTTCGCCATGCTCGCCTTCGTCCCGGTCTTCTTCTTCGCCTCGGTGTACGCGCAGGTCTCCCTCAGCGCCTCGCCCAACCAGGCCGCGCTCTACCTGCTGTACTTCTTCGCCGGCTTCGCGATCGCCTCCCAGTGGGGCGGCCGCATGCTCGACAAACAGGGCGCGCGGCCGGCCATGAAGATCGGCACGATCCTCGGCGCGATCGGGTTCTACCTGTGGGCCGGCAAGCTGACCGATCTGTCCATGCACGACCAGTGGCCGTACGTGGCCCTCGCGGGCGCCGGCATCGGCTTCATCCTGGCGCCCGCGTCCACCGACGCCGTGAACCGGTCCATCGGGGCCTCCTACGGCGAGGTCACCGGCATCACCCAGACGGTCCGCAACTACGCGGCGAGCGTGGGGCTCGCCGTCTTCGGGGCCGTCCTGACGCACACGATGACGGACAAGGTCGTCTCGACGCTGACGTCCCACGGCATGACCTCGGCCCAGGCCCACGACGTGGCCGACGACATCGCCCAGGCCATCACCGGCAACGCCGACGCACAACAGCCCACGGGCACCGGCGCCGCCGCGTCGACCATGCGCGATGTGATGAGCAGCGTGCGGAAGGACTTCGCCGAGGCCAATCAGTACGTCTTCTACGGCATGGCGATCGCGCTCGCCGTCGCCTTCCTGTGCGCCCTGCGCCACCCCGGGGGCCGAGGGGGCGCGGCCGAGCGGGACGAGGACTCCGCCGAGGAGTCCGCTCCGGCCGAGTGA
- a CDS encoding LPXTG cell wall anchor domain-containing protein produces the protein MRRTVFSATALACTAVLVGTVPAFADGSSPRPTARPSVSAAPASARPSAAPAQASPTPTRAPSAVPSAVPTRAPGSGQVSVRPNGAPDTGVASTGTTSSGPAGLIGGSAAAVVAAGAAVFVVRRRRATGE, from the coding sequence ATGCGCCGAACCGTCTTCAGCGCCACGGCACTCGCGTGCACCGCCGTACTCGTGGGCACGGTGCCCGCGTTCGCCGACGGGAGCTCCCCGCGCCCCACGGCCCGTCCGAGCGTCAGCGCGGCTCCGGCCTCGGCACGCCCCAGCGCGGCACCGGCCCAGGCGAGCCCCACTCCGACCCGCGCGCCCTCCGCCGTTCCCAGCGCCGTGCCGACGCGTGCGCCGGGCTCGGGGCAGGTCTCCGTACGCCCGAACGGGGCGCCCGACACCGGGGTGGCGTCGACCGGGACGACGTCCTCGGGGCCTGCCGGGCTCATCGGCGGGAGCGCCGCCGCCGTCGTCGCCGCGGGCGCGGCGGTGTTCGTCGTACGCCGTCGGCGGGCGACCGGGGAATGA
- a CDS encoding glycerophosphodiester phosphodiesterase, which yields MRTVTAVAHRGDPYRARENTIDSLRSALQRGADAVEIDVRLTRDRVPVLLHDASLKRLWGHDRALNSLSGDEVRGLTAGGVPTLAEALGATGDSRVMVDLPGAVDVRVAREIVDVVRACGAGERVYYCAAAPAMLAVRAADPSAEIALTWTTLAPPRPGLLDVVRPRWLNYRFTLVSRDLAARVHRGGHLLSVWTPDTRRSMRRLLDAGVDSITTNRIDALTALRRD from the coding sequence ATGCGCACCGTGACCGCAGTCGCCCATCGCGGCGACCCCTATCGCGCCCGTGAGAACACGATCGACTCCCTGCGTTCCGCGCTCCAACGGGGCGCGGACGCCGTCGAGATCGACGTACGCCTGACGCGCGACCGTGTACCCGTCCTGCTGCACGACGCGTCGCTCAAACGCCTGTGGGGACACGACCGCGCACTGAACTCGCTGTCCGGCGACGAGGTGCGCGGCCTCACGGCGGGCGGTGTGCCGACGCTGGCGGAGGCACTCGGGGCGACCGGCGACAGCAGGGTCATGGTCGATCTGCCGGGCGCGGTGGACGTGCGGGTCGCGCGCGAGATCGTGGACGTGGTGCGGGCGTGCGGGGCCGGGGAGCGGGTGTACTACTGCGCCGCGGCCCCCGCCATGCTCGCGGTGCGGGCCGCCGATCCGTCCGCGGAGATCGCGCTGACCTGGACGACCCTGGCCCCGCCGCGTCCGGGTCTGCTCGACGTCGTACGCCCGCGCTGGCTCAACTACCGCTTCACCCTGGTGAGCCGGGACCTCGCGGCCCGGGTGCACCGCGGCGGGCATCTGCTGTCCGTCTGGACGCCCGACACCCGCCGCTCCATGCGCCGCCTGCTCGACGCGGGAGTCGACTCGATCACGACCAACCGCATCGACGCGCTGACCGCGCTGCGCCGGGACTGA
- a CDS encoding RNA polymerase sigma factor: MKGSREKAASELFAALYPRLAGWCRRLVDDDGTAHEIASEAFTRLWSRWTSVAEPRGFLYVTAANLVRDHWRKLERERRAVRRATAEAAVGPLNEQADPSVRLLVQSLPERLRVPILLHYYADMPIREVAALTGRKEGTIKADLHAARELLRAHLRRSLDHTL; the protein is encoded by the coding sequence TTGAAAGGGTCCCGCGAGAAGGCGGCGTCCGAGCTGTTCGCCGCCCTCTACCCCCGCCTCGCCGGCTGGTGCCGCCGTCTCGTCGACGACGACGGGACGGCCCACGAGATCGCCTCGGAGGCGTTCACCCGGCTCTGGTCCCGCTGGACCTCCGTCGCCGAGCCGCGGGGGTTCCTCTACGTCACGGCGGCCAACCTCGTCCGGGACCACTGGCGCAAGCTGGAGCGGGAGCGCCGGGCCGTGCGCCGGGCCACCGCCGAGGCGGCCGTCGGCCCCCTCAACGAACAGGCCGATCCGTCCGTCCGTCTGCTCGTGCAGTCGCTGCCCGAACGGCTGCGCGTGCCGATCCTGCTGCACTACTACGCTGACATGCCGATCCGGGAGGTGGCGGCGCTGACCGGGCGCAAGGAAGGAACGATCAAGGCCGATCTCCACGCGGCCCGCGAACTGCTCCGCGCCCACCTGAGGAGAAGTCTTGATCACACACTCTGA
- a CDS encoding gamma-aminobutyraldehyde dehydrogenase: protein MHNPGHRFQAQDRLAGGAQYIGGRLTKGASGRTHAVVNPATGEEVYTYELASTADVDAAVAAARAAFPGWAATTPGERSDALHRFAAVLAERAEEFAQAESLQCGKPLKLTREFDVPGTIDNTAFFAGAARHLQGQSAGEYSGDHTSYVRREPIGVVGSIAPWNYPLQMAAWKILPAVAAGNTIVLKPAELTPLTSLLFAEAATHAGIPDGVINIVTGLGKEAGEHLVGHPDVAMTSFTGSTAVGRRVAEIATSTVKRLHLELGGKAPFLVFDDADLEAAVQGAVAGSLINTGQDCTAATRAYVQRPLYEAFVERTAALMASVRVGDPFAPGTDLGPLISHAQRDRVAGFVDRARGYARVVTGGEAPQGDLKSGAYYAPTLVADAGQDSEIVQAEIFGPVLVVLPFDTDDEGIALANDTPYGLAASAWSRDVYRANRATREIKAGCVWVNDHIPIISEMPHGGYKASGFGKDMSAYSFEEYTQVKHVMFDNTAVARKDWHRTVFGDRP, encoded by the coding sequence ATGCACAATCCGGGCCATCGCTTCCAGGCGCAGGACCGCCTCGCGGGCGGCGCGCAGTACATCGGAGGCCGTCTGACGAAGGGCGCCTCCGGTCGTACCCACGCGGTCGTGAACCCCGCGACGGGCGAGGAGGTGTACACCTACGAGCTGGCGAGCACCGCGGACGTGGACGCGGCCGTCGCCGCCGCCCGCGCGGCGTTCCCCGGCTGGGCGGCCACCACGCCGGGCGAGCGGTCCGACGCGCTGCACCGGTTCGCCGCCGTGCTCGCCGAGCGGGCCGAGGAGTTCGCCCAGGCCGAGTCGCTCCAGTGCGGAAAGCCCCTCAAGCTGACCCGCGAGTTCGACGTCCCGGGAACCATCGACAACACCGCGTTCTTCGCGGGCGCCGCCCGGCACCTCCAGGGGCAGTCGGCCGGTGAGTACTCCGGCGACCACACCTCGTACGTGCGCCGGGAGCCCATCGGGGTCGTCGGCTCCATCGCGCCCTGGAACTACCCGCTCCAGATGGCCGCCTGGAAGATCCTCCCAGCCGTCGCGGCCGGCAACACGATCGTGCTGAAGCCCGCCGAACTGACCCCGCTCACCTCCCTGCTGTTCGCGGAGGCGGCCACCCACGCCGGGATCCCGGACGGTGTCATCAACATCGTCACGGGTCTGGGCAAGGAGGCGGGCGAACACCTCGTCGGTCACCCCGACGTGGCCATGACGTCCTTCACCGGGTCGACCGCCGTCGGCAGGCGCGTCGCCGAGATCGCCACCTCGACCGTCAAGCGCCTCCACCTGGAGCTCGGCGGCAAGGCCCCCTTCCTCGTCTTCGACGACGCGGACCTGGAGGCCGCCGTGCAGGGTGCGGTCGCCGGTTCGCTCATCAACACCGGCCAGGACTGCACGGCCGCGACGCGCGCGTACGTGCAGCGGCCGCTCTACGAGGCGTTCGTGGAGCGCACCGCCGCCCTCATGGCGAGCGTCCGCGTGGGCGACCCCTTCGCGCCCGGCACCGACCTCGGCCCGCTGATCTCGCACGCCCAGCGCGACCGCGTCGCCGGATTCGTCGACCGGGCCCGCGGCTACGCGCGCGTGGTGACCGGCGGCGAGGCTCCACAGGGAGACCTCAAGAGCGGCGCGTACTATGCGCCCACGCTCGTCGCCGACGCCGGGCAGGACAGCGAGATCGTGCAGGCCGAGATCTTCGGCCCGGTCCTCGTGGTGCTCCCGTTCGACACCGACGACGAGGGCATCGCGCTGGCCAACGACACACCGTACGGACTCGCGGCCTCCGCCTGGAGCCGTGACGTCTACCGGGCCAACCGCGCGACCCGCGAGATCAAGGCCGGCTGCGTGTGGGTCAACGACCACATCCCGATCATCAGCGAGATGCCGCACGGCGGATACAAGGCGTCCGGCTTCGGCAAGGACATGTCCGCCTACTCCTTCGAGGAGTACACGCAGGTCAAGCACGTCATGTTCGACAACACCGCGGTCGCCAGGAAGGACTGGCACCGCACGGTCTTCGGGGACCGGCCGTAG
- a CDS encoding S8 family serine peptidase — protein MHLPQPPRRKSAVWAAAAFTATALLTAPTPALAAGAAPSAKVDSALSAAVAKGGDTTFFVVLKDQADLSGARKQKTHAARAGAAFKELRAHAADSQASLRSFLDKKKIGHQDYWIADAIQVTGGQDLVNELARRSDVASVVKEQHYKLDGIETADKKITAPRSGTDSSANGDDTPEWGVADINADDVWNRYDDRGEGIVIANVDSGVQYDHPDLVAQYRGNNGDGTFTHDYNWYDPTGQCGTGGVPCDNNGHGTHTMGTMVGRHGIGVAPNAKWIAAKGCESSSCSDASLLAAGQWILAPTDHNGQNPRPDLAPNIVNNSWGGGDTTFYQDIVEAWNAAGIFEAFAAGNDGDGKTCSTAHAPGSQAPSYGVGAYDSTGTIASFSGFGPSLVDGSMKPNISAPGVKVESTWPGSSYNTESGTSMATPHVAGAVALLWSAAPSLIGDIDGTRKMLNEGARDVDDTHCGGTAGMNNVWGEGKLDILASVDLAPHTAATVTGEVTDRATGSALANVTVKATGTGGDVRTVTTAADGTYRLALPAGTYTFAYSGYGYATGSVTGVTVAETQSLTQDIALDAVASHKVAGTVLDVTGKALAGATVEVTGSPVAAVTTDAKGGYSFAKVAEGTYGLTVKPAAPVLCNGVYTGTAIVASADLTKDVRVPARTDGHGNSCAPTAYSWIAGSKKVSLTGDEDAASVALPFPVSLYGVAYSSASVTTDGLVNFLSSRVGDYGNTALPTTGVNGVKGIIAPLWDDLTLDRKSSVQTATTGTKGSRRFAVVWNNAAYANGTSGRASFEVVFEEATGAVTLQYQSVADKGAGATVGIANQSGTDALQYSYNQSVIADGTAVRFTQGAK, from the coding sequence ATGCACCTGCCCCAACCGCCCCGGCGCAAGAGCGCCGTCTGGGCGGCGGCCGCCTTCACGGCGACCGCCCTGCTGACCGCGCCGACACCCGCGCTCGCCGCCGGTGCCGCGCCGTCGGCCAAGGTCGACTCCGCGCTCTCCGCCGCCGTGGCCAAGGGCGGTGACACGACGTTCTTCGTCGTCCTGAAGGACCAGGCGGACCTGTCCGGCGCCAGGAAGCAGAAGACGCACGCCGCGAGGGCCGGTGCCGCCTTCAAGGAACTGCGCGCGCACGCCGCCGACAGCCAGGCCTCCCTCAGGTCCTTCCTGGACAAGAAGAAGATCGGCCACCAGGACTACTGGATCGCCGACGCGATCCAGGTCACGGGTGGTCAGGACCTCGTCAACGAGCTGGCGAGGCGTTCGGACGTCGCGTCGGTCGTCAAGGAGCAGCACTACAAGCTCGACGGCATCGAGACGGCCGACAAGAAGATCACCGCGCCGCGCTCGGGCACGGACTCCTCCGCGAACGGCGACGACACCCCCGAGTGGGGCGTCGCCGACATCAACGCCGACGACGTGTGGAACCGGTACGACGACCGCGGCGAGGGCATCGTCATCGCCAACGTCGACTCGGGCGTGCAGTACGACCACCCCGACCTGGTCGCCCAGTACCGCGGCAACAACGGCGACGGCACCTTCACGCACGACTACAACTGGTACGACCCGACCGGCCAGTGCGGCACCGGCGGTGTCCCCTGCGACAACAACGGCCACGGCACCCACACCATGGGCACGATGGTCGGCAGGCACGGCATCGGTGTCGCGCCGAACGCCAAGTGGATCGCCGCCAAGGGCTGCGAGTCCTCCTCCTGTTCGGACGCGTCGCTGCTCGCGGCCGGACAGTGGATCCTCGCGCCGACCGACCACAACGGCCAGAACCCGCGCCCGGACCTCGCGCCGAACATCGTCAACAACTCCTGGGGCGGCGGCGACACGACGTTCTACCAGGACATCGTCGAGGCCTGGAACGCCGCCGGCATCTTCGAGGCGTTCGCGGCCGGCAACGACGGCGACGGCAAGACCTGCTCCACCGCCCACGCCCCCGGCTCGCAGGCCCCCTCCTACGGCGTCGGCGCCTACGACTCCACCGGCACCATCGCCTCCTTCTCCGGCTTCGGCCCCTCGCTGGTCGACGGCTCGATGAAGCCGAACATCTCGGCGCCGGGCGTCAAGGTCGAGTCCACCTGGCCCGGTTCGTCGTACAACACCGAGTCCGGTACGTCGATGGCGACCCCGCACGTCGCGGGCGCGGTGGCGCTGCTGTGGTCGGCGGCGCCCTCCCTGATCGGCGACATCGACGGGACGCGCAAGATGCTCAACGAGGGCGCGCGCGACGTCGACGACACGCACTGCGGCGGCACCGCCGGCATGAACAACGTGTGGGGCGAGGGCAAGCTCGACATCCTCGCCTCGGTCGACCTGGCCCCGCACACCGCGGCCACCGTCACCGGCGAGGTCACCGACAGGGCGACCGGCTCGGCCCTCGCCAACGTCACCGTGAAGGCCACCGGCACCGGCGGCGACGTCCGCACGGTCACCACCGCCGCCGACGGCACGTACAGGCTCGCGCTGCCCGCCGGCACGTACACCTTCGCGTACAGCGGCTACGGCTACGCGACCGGCTCGGTCACCGGCGTCACGGTCGCCGAGACGCAGTCCCTCACCCAGGACATCGCGCTGGACGCGGTGGCCTCGCACAAGGTCGCCGGCACCGTGCTCGACGTCACCGGCAAGGCCCTCGCGGGTGCCACGGTCGAGGTCACCGGCTCCCCCGTCGCCGCCGTCACCACCGACGCCAAGGGCGGGTACAGCTTCGCGAAGGTCGCCGAGGGCACTTATGGCCTGACGGTCAAGCCCGCGGCGCCGGTCCTGTGCAACGGCGTCTACACCGGCACCGCCATCGTCGCCTCGGCCGACCTCACCAAGGACGTCCGGGTGCCGGCCCGCACCGACGGCCACGGCAACAGCTGCGCCCCCACGGCGTACTCCTGGATCGCCGGCTCCAAGAAGGTCTCGCTGACCGGTGACGAGGACGCGGCGAGCGTCGCGCTGCCCTTCCCGGTGAGCCTGTACGGCGTCGCGTACTCCTCCGCCTCCGTCACCACCGACGGCCTGGTGAACTTCCTGTCCTCACGCGTCGGCGACTACGGCAACACCGCACTGCCGACCACCGGCGTGAACGGCGTCAAGGGGATCATCGCCCCGCTGTGGGACGACCTCACCCTCGACCGGAAGTCGTCGGTGCAGACCGCCACCACCGGCACCAAGGGCAGCCGCCGGTTCGCCGTCGTCTGGAACAACGCCGCCTACGCGAACGGCACTTCGGGCCGCGCCTCCTTCGAGGTCGTCTTCGAGGAGGCCACCGGCGCCGTGACGCTCCAGTACCAGTCGGTCGCGGACAAGGGCGCGGGCGCCACCGTCGGCATCGCGAACCAGTCCGGCACCGACGCCCTCCAGTACTCCTACAACCAGTCCGTGATCGCCGACGGCACCGCCGTCCGCTTCACGCAGGGAGCCAAGTGA
- a CDS encoding NADAR family protein encodes MSVVRATVACMGKIDTRDALVSVVESGTRVKYLHFWGHRPRADGRVGTSCLSQWWPSPFVVEGVSYATAEHWMMASKARLFGDAEAERQAVGAASPALAKKAGRLVRGFDETVWQRERFGIVVEGSVHKFAADPGLRAFLLGTGGRVLVEASPMDRIWGIGLAADDERALDPRRWRGANLLGFALMEARERLRVAQAPTEAGA; translated from the coding sequence ATGTCAGTGGTGCGTGCCACAGTGGCGTGCATGGGGAAGATCGATACGCGGGACGCGCTGGTCAGTGTGGTCGAGTCGGGGACGCGAGTGAAGTACCTGCACTTCTGGGGGCACCGCCCGAGGGCGGACGGCCGGGTGGGGACGAGCTGTCTCAGCCAGTGGTGGCCGTCACCGTTCGTGGTCGAGGGGGTCTCGTACGCGACGGCGGAGCACTGGATGATGGCGTCCAAGGCCCGTCTCTTCGGCGACGCCGAGGCCGAGCGGCAGGCCGTCGGCGCGGCGAGTCCCGCGCTCGCCAAGAAGGCCGGGCGGCTGGTGCGCGGCTTCGACGAGACGGTGTGGCAGCGCGAGCGGTTCGGGATCGTCGTCGAGGGCAGCGTCCACAAGTTCGCCGCCGACCCCGGCCTGCGGGCGTTCCTGCTGGGCACGGGCGGACGGGTGCTGGTCGAGGCGAGCCCCATGGACCGCATCTGGGGCATCGGTCTGGCCGCCGACGACGAGAGAGCCCTCGATCCGCGCCGGTGGCGGGGGGCGAACCTGCTGGGCTTCGCCCTGATGGAGGCACGCGAGCGACTGCGCGTGGCGCAGGCGCCCACGGAGGCGGGCGCCTAG